The following DNA comes from Desulfonatronovibrio magnus.
AGCTTCTAAGTAACTAAAACCAAATAAGTAATAAATTCAAAGTATTATGGTTTTGCCATACAGATTACTTCGGTCGCTTAGGCTCCCTCGTGGGTGACAAGTTTTCAGCAACTACATCCCTGACAGCTCAGCTGTCATTGCGAGCGAGTCTTTTTACCTCGTTGAATACACGCAGTGTAGGCGCAGCCATTCAACTGGGGCGAGCGCGGCAATCCTTGTTGCGAGCGAAGCGAAGCAATCTCGTGTTAAGGTTGATTTTTTAGTTACTCACACGTTCGGTCCCGGTCCGCCCGGGTGATGAGCTTACAAGCAACTATGATTGCGGGCATCTTCTACACCATGGCAGCGATGGCCCGGGACCATGCAGAGATGCATGATCTTCTTCAGCCTCAGCTCAATTTTCTAAACAAGAAAAAAAATTATTCTCTTTTTGCTGACAGCCAGAGTTTGCTCTTAGAAATTGCCCAGACTATTATGGGAAAAATTCCACTTAAGGATAGTTCACTGACTGGCAACATGCTGACTTATCGCAAAGAATCTCTTTTTGAACTTGTACGTGCTCTCGGAACTCACTGGACAGGGCAGGATGTTTCTTCCAATACTTTGAGTCAACTGAATATGCACTTCAACACAGCAAATGAAAACGGTTTTGTCTGGTTTGCTCGCGAGGCAGCACTGATCCTACATAAATTCGGTAAGAAAAAACCTCTGCAAACCCTGAAAGATTCCAAAAAGCTGGACAAATACCCCCCTTTAACAGAACTGATCAAGCCAGTTTGTGGACCATTTGCGTTTGACGCGTCAGTATCTGGACCAGAAAAAAGTCAAGTACCAGTATCTTGACGGTTCCACGCCTGCAAAAAAAAGACACACCGCTGTCAATGCGTTTCAAGCCGGGGAAGGAAACCTTTTTCTCATCAGCCTCAAGGCTGGGGGATTCGGCCTGAATCTCACGGCTGCAGACTATGTAATCCATTTAGACCCCTGGTGGAATCCAGCAGTTGAAGATCAGGCTTCGGAC
Coding sequences within:
- a CDS encoding DEAD/DEAH box helicase, with amino-acid sequence MTRQYLDQKKVKYQYLDGSTPAKKRHTAVNAFQAGEGNLFLISLKAGGFGLNLTAADYVIHLDPWWNPAVEDQASDRAHRIGQTRPVTIYRLVTRNTIEEKILALHTHKRDLATSLLEGTDTGSKLTLEDMLELIRDHNS